DNA from Kitasatospora acidiphila:
CCCAGGCCAGGGCGGTCTGCTGGTCCAGCCACTCCTGGCGGCGGGCCCGGTCCAGCTGCCCGGGCCAGGTCGAGCCGAGCAGGCCGGAGCCGGCCAGCCAGGCGGCCGAGGAGGCGGAGGTCGCCTCCAGCAGCCCGGTGCCGTCCGCGCTGCGCCGGCCGGGGCGGTGGGCGACCGTCACCACCACCGCGAACCGGCGGTTGCCGTGCGTCTCCTGCTGGCGCGGCGGCTCCTCGCCGTGGCCCAGCGAGCCGTAGTCGATGGTGCGCGGCTGCCCGGGGCGGATCCCGCCGGCGCCCGCCTGGAGCAGCCAGCGGCGGCCGGTCCAGCCCTCGTCCAGGCCGTACCAGGGGAAGTCGGCGGCCTGGTACGGCGCCAGCGGGTCGGCGGGCTCGGCGGTGCGCCGACCGGGCACCTCGGCCGCCTGGGCGGTAGCCGTGGCGGCCGGACCGGCCGTCTGAGCACTGGACGTGTCCATCCGGGACCTCCTCAGCGAATTGTCGAACCATCAGCACAATAGCGGCGTGACACGGCGACACCCCGCCGGGCCGGTGGCCGGGCGGGGTGTCGTGGGTCCGAGAGGGTCAGGTGGCGTCGGGGTCGAACGGCGCGCGCTCGCCGGCGGCCAGCGGCGTCCCGGTGTCCGCAGCGGGCCGGTGGCCGCCCGCGGCGGCCACCGGCTTGGCCCCGAGCGAGGTGCCCGGCTTGTCGTCGAGCAGCGACCGCACGTCCAGCTCCTGGCGGAGGGTGTCGATCCCCAGGCTGTCGTTGATCTCCTTGAAGCCCAGCGGGTCGGCGCCGTCGCCGATCAGGTTTTTGCGCACGAAGGTCTTCGGGTTGAGGTCCTCGAACTCGAAGTCCTTGAACTCGGGGCCGAGCTCCTTGCGGATGTCCGCCTTGGCGCCGTCCGCGAACGAGCGGATCTTGCGGATGAACCCCACGCTGTCCTGGATCAGCTTGGGCAGCTTGTCCGGCCCGAAGATGATGACCGCCATCACGACCAGCGTGATCATCTCAAGTGGGCCTATGTCGAAGAACACGTGAGCTCCCAGGTGCCGGCAGTCTGACCCGGCTCGGCCCGCGACGCCGGTCTCTACAGGGTAATGGCCGCCGGCCGTTGTCAGGCCACGGGGCGATGAATCCTCGGGGCGGCGATCGGGGTGTCCGGCGGGAACCGTCCGCCGGACACCCCGAAATCCCGGGCCCCGCCGCCTACGGCAGCTGGTGGCCGTTCACCACCGGATTGGCCGCCCCGCCGGTGGGGATGGAGCTCACCAGGTCATACGGATGGCCGATGTGCGAGTGGGACGGGAAGTCGACCGACATCGGCTCGTTCACCGGCAGCACCGGGGTGTTGCCCCCCGGCACCTGCGGATTGACGGCCGTCCCGTGCTGGTCGTCCACCGGGCTGTCCCCCGCCACCGCGGCCAGGCCGAGGCTGCCGAAGCCGCCCAGGGTCACCGCCGCGACCGAGAAGGCGCCGGCGGCCGCGACCACCAGCCGCCGCCCGCGCGGCACCGCCGGGCGGGTGAACGGCAGCGCCGCGGCCGGACGCCGGCGCTCGGCGACCGCCGGGCCCTCGCCGGTGCCGCGCCGCCCGCTCCACAGCCGCACGTCGCCGAACCTCCCGCCCTGGTGGGCCCGGGGGTCGGCCGGCGGCAGCGGCGCGCCGGCGCCGAGTGCGTTGCCGCCGAAGGAGGCACCGCGACCGAACGAGCCGCCGGTCAGCCGACTGCCGCCGAGCGTCGGCCCGGTCGGCTCGGTGAACGGCTCCTCGGCGGCGGGCGCGCCGCCCTCGGGGCCCTGGGAGGCCGGGGGAACGTCGTCGTCCGGCAGGGCGGCGACCGCCAGCAGCCGGGCCATCAGCGCCCCGGACGGGCCGGGTGCCGCGGTGCGGGTGAGCAGCTGCTTGACCCCGCGCGCCGCGTCGGCCTCGGCCAGGCACTGCGGGCAGGTGGCCAGGTGGGCCTGCACCCGCTCGCGGGCGTCATGGCCCAGCTCACCGTCCAGATAGGCGGTGAGCCGGTCGCCGAGGTGGTGCTCCCCGGCCGACTCCGGCTGTCGGACCGCTATCGGACGGAGCTCCGGCAGCTGTGCGATCCCGTCGTCCGCCCGGCTGGACGCCGCGCGCCTGGCCTCGGACCGGCCTGCCCCGCTCACGATCGCCTCCGTCCGCTCCCGCCCGGCAGTCCGACGGCCGCTTCGGCGGCCACCGCCCCCACCGGCACGGGCTCCAGCTCCGCACTGGAGCCACCACGCCGGATCCGGCCGGGCGCGGCGCCCGGGGCCCGGTGCTTGAGGGCGGCCCGCAGGTGCGAGCGGCCCCGGTGGATCCGGCTGCGCACGGTGCCGAGCTTGACGCCCAGGGTGGCGGCGATCTCCTCGTAGGACAGCCCCTCGATGTCGCACAGCACCACGGCGGCGCGGAACTCGGGGGCCAGGGTGTCCAGCGCCTGCTGGATGTCGGCGTCGAAGTGGGTGTCGCTGAACGCCTGGGCCGGGCTGGGCTCACGGCTGGCCAGCCGCTCGGCGGCGTCCTCGGCGAGCGCGTCGAACCGGATCCGCTGCCGGCGGCGGACCATGTCCAGGAAGAGGTTGGTGGTGATCCGGTGCAGCCAGCCCTCGAAGGTGCCGGGGGTGTAGGTGGAGAGCGACCGGAAGACCCGGACGAAGACCTCCTGGGTGAGGTCCTCGGCGTCGTGCTGATTGCCCGTCAACCGGTAGGCCAGGCGGTAGACCCGGGCGCTGTGCGCCTCGACGATCTCCTCCCAGCTGGGCGGCGTCCAGCCCTGCGCGCCCGGTCCCTCATTGAAGGTCGCGAGCACGGCGGGGGCCGAGGGCTCGGCGGACTCGGCGGCGTCGAACGAGGGGTCCAGGGGAGCGTGCGCAGACTGGTTCATCACGGGCTTCGGCGTACGGGCCGACGCGAAGGTGCGGTGTTGCCGCCGCACAGGGACGTCGCCCTCGGCCACACCTCCTCGGTTGGCTCTTCTGCCCAGCAAGGCCACCACCATATCCACCTCACCCGTCAGTTCCGGATAAAAGTGTGTTCTTCCACCGAGAACCGTTCACGCAGTCCAACGGCCCGCCGTCGGGCGCGGTTCCCACCCGGCCAGTAATCTGTGCCAGGAAATATCGACATCCGGTAGCGCCCCTACCCACCAGGACACAGATCATCGACTTCGGGCCCACGGCTGCGACCCTCGCCGACACCTACGTCGGCGAGGACGCCGTGCTGACCTACGCCCGGTCGCAGGCGGCCCGCACCGGCATCACCTCGGTCAGCCCCAGCGGCGGCGCCTGCCTGCGGCTGCTGGCCGCCACGCTGGGCGCCAAGGCGGTGGCCGAGATCGGCACCGGCACCGGGGTGTCCGGGCTGTACCTGCTGCGCGGCATGCGCGCGGACGGCATCCTGACCACCGTCGACCCGGAGCCGATCCGCCAGGAGCTGGCCCGGGAGGCGTACTTGGCGGCGGGCTTCGCCGCCAACCGGGCGCGGTTCATACCCGGCCGGGCCCTGGAGGTGCTGCCGCGCCTCGCCGACGGCCAGTACGACCTGGTGTTCTGCGACGGGGACGCCGCGGAGTCGTACTCGTATCTCGCAGAATCGTTGCGGCTGCTGCGCCCCGGTGGGGTGGTCTGCTTCGAGGGGGTGTTCCAGCAGGGCCGGCTGACCGATCCGGCGCTGGACGATCCGGAGACCGGCGCGATGCGCGAACTGGTCCAGGCGGTCCGCGAGAGCGACCTGCTGCTGCCGGCCCTGCTGCCGATCAGCGACGGCCTGCTCTGCGCGGTCAAGCGCTGAGCCGCACCGCGCGAGGCGGAACGCACGAGGCCCGGACCGACCGCAGGGGTCGGTGCCGGGCCTCGGGGCAGATCGCGCCGGGAGTCAGCCGCAGGCCTGCTTCAGAGCTTCGCCAAGGGCGCTCGCCTCGTCCGGAGTGAGCTCCACCACCAGGCGACCGCCGCCTTCGAGCGGAACTCGCATGATGATGCCCCGCCCCTCCTTGGTGACCTCCAGCGGGCCGTCACCCGTCCGCGGCTTCATGGCCGCCATGCTCGTTCCCCTTCCTGCAGCCGCTCAGCTAGGTACCAGCGGTCCGTCCACCACTGGTATCGAACGCTTTGATCGGAAGCCATTATCCCGCATACGGCGCCCCGATGACCAACGTCACGCAATCCGCACCCGCAGTCGCACCGGCACGGGCCGTCCGAACCAGTCCCAGACGCCCCATCACCCGACCGGGCGAAGAGCCCTCAGTTGCCCTTCCCCGCCTACCCGAGCCCGCCCTCCCGAGGCCGGCGCGAAGGTGCCGGGCCCGGTCCGCGCAAGTCCCGGCAAAGGTGCGCTACCTCACACTCCCGCAGCTCGCCGCGCTCCGGCATGCTGACTCGGGTCCGTGGTGTACCGACCGGTTGGGAGCTCTCACCCATGTCTGATTCCGTCCTCTACGAGCGCGACGGCGCGCTCGCCGTGATCACCATCAACCGGCCGGACGCGATGAACGCGCTCGACGTGCCGACCAAGGTGGCGCTGCGGGACATCGTGACCGAGGCCGCGAACGACCCCGAGGTCCGCGCGGTGCTGCTCGCCGGCGCGGGCGACAAGGCGTTCTGCGTCGGCCAGGACCTCAAGGAACACCTGGGGCTACTGAAGCGGGCCGAGGAGACCGGCGAGGCGCCGCTGAAGACGGTGGCCGAGCACTACAACCCGCTGGTGCGGGCGCTCGCCGGGATGCGCAAGCCCACGGTGGCCGCGGTCAACGCGGTGGCCGCCGGCGCCGGCGCCTCGCTCGCCTTCGCCTGCGACTTCCGGATCGTGGCCGACACCGCGGGCTTCAACACCTCGTTCGCCGGGGTCGCGCTGACCGCCGACTCGGGCGCCTCCTGGACGCTGCCGCGGCTGGTCGGGCACGCCCGGGCGACCGAGCTGCTGATGTTCCCGCGCACCGTCAAGGCGGCCGAGGCGCTCACCCTCGGGCTCGCCACCCGGGTCGTGCCCACCGCCGAACTGGCGGCCACCGCGCGGGAGTTCGCCCAGCAGCTGGCGAACGGTCCGACCGTCGCCTACGGCGCCATCAAGACCGCGCTGGACTTCGGCGCCAGCCACACGCTGAGCGAGACCCTGGACAAGGAGGACGAGCTGCAGACCCTGGCCGGGGCCAGCGAGGACCACCGGATCGCGGTGCGCGCCTTCATCGCCAAGGAGCAGCCGAAGTACGTCGGCCGCTGACGGTCCGTCAACCGATCATCTGGCGCACGTGGCAGCCCGCCAGATGGTCGTTGACCAGGCCGCAGGCCTGCATCAGCGCGTAGACGGTGGTCGGGCCGACGAACCGGAAGCCGTTGCGCTTCAGCTCCTTGGCCAGCGCGGTGGACTCCGGCGTCACGGCCGGCACCTCGGCCGGGGTGCGCGGGGCCGGGCGGTCCGGGTCGCCGGCGAACTGCCAGACCAGCGCGTCCAGGCCGCCGGCCAGGGCTTCGGCGGCCCGGGCGTTGGCGATCGAGGCCTCGATCTTGGCCCGGTTGCGGATGATGCCCGGGTCGGCCAGCAGCCGGGCCGCGTCCTGCTCGGTGAACCGGGCCACCTCGGCGATCCGGAAGCCGGCGAAGGCGGCACGGAACCCCTCGCGGCGGCGCAGGATGGTTATCCAGGAGAGCCCGGACTGGAAGGCCTCCAGGCAGATCCGCTCGAACAGCGGATCCTCGCCGTGCACCGGACGGCCCCACTCGGTGTCGTGGTACTCCCGGTAGTCGTCGGCCCCACCGCCCCACGGGCAGCGCAGCAGACCGTCGGGGCCGGTCACCAGGGCGCTCACTTCTGGTCCACGGGGCCGGGCGCGTCGTCGACCGTCCCGGTGCCCGGCGCGGCGGCCGCGACCGCCGCCTCCAGCTCGGCGATCCGGGTGTCCCGGTAGGCGAGTTCGGCGCCGAGGCGGTCCAGCACGTCGTCCACCTCGTCCATCCGGTAGCCGCGCACCGCCATCGGCAGCCGGATCTCGTCCACATCGGTCCGGGTGAGCGGGCGCTCCTGCGGCAGCCGGGCCGCGATCCGGTCGTGCACGGCCTCCGGCAGCGAGCCACCGCCGCCCAGCGCCACCAGCGCGGCGCCGCCGACCACCACGGCCATCGCCACCACGATCACCCAGAACACGAGCTGTCCTCCCGAGACGTGAGTATGCGGCCATGTGAGGGATCATGGATCCCGGGGACGGCCGGGGCCCCATCATCGCACCAGGGCACCCCCGGATCGATACCTGCGAGACCTGACTGAGACACCGGCTGCACCGGTCGGCGAGAGCGTGAGGAGCAAGGGGTGGCACTG
Protein-coding regions in this window:
- a CDS encoding DUF3117 domain-containing protein; protein product: MAAMKPRTGDGPLEVTKEGRGIIMRVPLEGGGRLVVELTPDEASALGEALKQACG
- a CDS encoding DivIVA domain-containing protein, which codes for MFWVIVVAMAVVVGGAALVALGGGGSLPEAVHDRIAARLPQERPLTRTDVDEIRLPMAVRGYRMDEVDDVLDRLGAELAYRDTRIAELEAAVAAAAPGTGTVDDAPGPVDQK
- a CDS encoding enoyl-CoA hydratase/isomerase family protein — protein: MSDSVLYERDGALAVITINRPDAMNALDVPTKVALRDIVTEAANDPEVRAVLLAGAGDKAFCVGQDLKEHLGLLKRAEETGEAPLKTVAEHYNPLVRALAGMRKPTVAAVNAVAAGAGASLAFACDFRIVADTAGFNTSFAGVALTADSGASWTLPRLVGHARATELLMFPRTVKAAEALTLGLATRVVPTAELAATAREFAQQLANGPTVAYGAIKTALDFGASHTLSETLDKEDELQTLAGASEDHRIAVRAFIAKEQPKYVGR
- a CDS encoding zf-HC2 domain-containing protein, whose product is MSGAGRSEARRAASSRADDGIAQLPELRPIAVRQPESAGEHHLGDRLTAYLDGELGHDARERVQAHLATCPQCLAEADAARGVKQLLTRTAAPGPSGALMARLLAVAALPDDDVPPASQGPEGGAPAAEEPFTEPTGPTLGGSRLTGGSFGRGASFGGNALGAGAPLPPADPRAHQGGRFGDVRLWSGRRGTGEGPAVAERRRPAAALPFTRPAVPRGRRLVVAAAGAFSVAAVTLGGFGSLGLAAVAGDSPVDDQHGTAVNPQVPGGNTPVLPVNEPMSVDFPSHSHIGHPYDLVSSIPTGGAANPVVNGHQLP
- a CDS encoding sec-independent translocase, producing the protein MFFDIGPLEMITLVVMAVIIFGPDKLPKLIQDSVGFIRKIRSFADGAKADIRKELGPEFKDFEFEDLNPKTFVRKNLIGDGADPLGFKEINDSLGIDTLRQELDVRSLLDDKPGTSLGAKPVAAAGGHRPAADTGTPLAAGERAPFDPDAT
- the sigE gene encoding RNA polymerase sigma factor SigE, translating into MNQSAHAPLDPSFDAAESAEPSAPAVLATFNEGPGAQGWTPPSWEEIVEAHSARVYRLAYRLTGNQHDAEDLTQEVFVRVFRSLSTYTPGTFEGWLHRITTNLFLDMVRRRQRIRFDALAEDAAERLASREPSPAQAFSDTHFDADIQQALDTLAPEFRAAVVLCDIEGLSYEEIAATLGVKLGTVRSRIHRGRSHLRAALKHRAPGAAPGRIRRGGSSAELEPVPVGAVAAEAAVGLPGGSGRRRS
- a CDS encoding O-methyltransferase — encoded protein: MIDFGPTAATLADTYVGEDAVLTYARSQAARTGITSVSPSGGACLRLLAATLGAKAVAEIGTGTGVSGLYLLRGMRADGILTTVDPEPIRQELAREAYLAAGFAANRARFIPGRALEVLPRLADGQYDLVFCDGDAAESYSYLAESLRLLRPGGVVCFEGVFQQGRLTDPALDDPETGAMRELVQAVRESDLLLPALLPISDGLLCAVKR
- a CDS encoding DNA-3-methyladenine glycosylase I, which codes for MSALVTGPDGLLRCPWGGGADDYREYHDTEWGRPVHGEDPLFERICLEAFQSGLSWITILRRREGFRAAFAGFRIAEVARFTEQDAARLLADPGIIRNRAKIEASIANARAAEALAGGLDALVWQFAGDPDRPAPRTPAEVPAVTPESTALAKELKRNGFRFVGPTTVYALMQACGLVNDHLAGCHVRQMIG